From one Catenuloplanes nepalensis genomic stretch:
- a CDS encoding potassium-transporting ATPase subunit C encodes MRLPSWLSQHLAALRALLLLTVALGIAYPLMLVGVGLLPGLDDRAEGSLISRDGTVVGSALIGQHFTDADGDPLPRYFQSRPSAGGDGYDPLTTGASNLGPESVVDTPDAPSLLTRICARSLAVGALEGVDGSRPYCTADGVGAVLSVHRENGLTGDVTRAVSVNQACPAQPFINTFEGTTVECANPGEDHSGGVITPVRGTAPEMPAVPADAVTASGSGLDPHISVAYAELQAPRIARERGIAPADVAALIEEHTDGRALGFMGEPGVDVLALNLALDA; translated from the coding sequence ATGCGTCTTCCCTCCTGGCTCTCCCAGCACCTCGCGGCGCTCCGCGCGCTGCTCCTCCTCACCGTCGCGCTCGGCATCGCGTACCCGCTGATGCTCGTGGGTGTGGGTCTGCTCCCCGGTCTCGACGACCGGGCCGAAGGCTCGCTGATCAGCAGAGACGGCACGGTCGTCGGTAGCGCGCTGATCGGTCAGCACTTCACGGACGCGGACGGCGACCCGCTGCCGCGCTACTTCCAGTCCCGCCCGTCCGCCGGCGGTGACGGCTACGACCCGCTGACCACGGGCGCGTCCAACCTCGGCCCGGAGAGCGTGGTCGACACGCCCGACGCGCCGAGCCTGCTCACCCGGATCTGCGCGCGAAGTCTCGCGGTCGGCGCGCTGGAGGGCGTGGACGGCTCCCGGCCCTACTGCACCGCGGACGGGGTCGGCGCGGTGCTGAGCGTCCACCGCGAGAACGGTCTCACCGGCGACGTCACCCGCGCGGTCAGCGTCAACCAGGCCTGCCCGGCCCAACCCTTCATCAACACCTTCGAGGGTACGACCGTGGAGTGCGCGAACCCGGGCGAGGACCACTCCGGCGGCGTGATCACGCCGGTCCGGGGCACGGCACCGGAGATGCCCGCGGTCCCGGCCGACGCGGTCACCGCGTCCGGCAGCGGCCTCGACCCGCACATCAGCGTGGCCTACGCCGAGTTGCAGGCCCCGCGCATCGCCCGCGAGCGCGGCATCGCCCCGGCCGACGTGGCGGCGCTGATCGAGGAGCACACGGACGGCCGCGCGCTCGGCTTCATGGGCGAGCCGGGTGTCGACGTTCTCGCGCTCAACCTGGCGCTCGACGCCTGA
- a CDS encoding DUF4118 domain-containing protein, with product MARGQLRIYLGAAPGVGKTYAMLEEARRRAERGTDVVVGLVETHGRPMTEAMVGDLEVVPRRTVTYRGVEFTEMDTDALLARRPEVALVDELAHTNVPGGRNAKRWQDVQELLDAGIDVLSTVNVQHLESLNDVVEEITGVPQRETVPDEIVRAAEQVELADLTPEALRRRMAHGNVYRPEKIDAALGNYFRLGNLTALRELALLWLAGKVDDQLDRYRSEHEIATTWETRERVVVALTGGPEGETLIRRAARIADRTKGAELLAVHVARNDGLAGADPALLAKQRVLVESVGGTYHQVVGGDVPDALLTFARGVNATQLVLGASRRGRFARLLSPGVGVTTTARSGSIDVHLVTHERAGHGRAAFDGSTALSRRRRIAGFVLAIAGMPLLTAGVHYLPESLTLDILIFLAASVGVALVGGLWPALVAAVGGSLLLNYYFTSPTGRFTIAEPDNLIALIIFVLVAASVSAVVDLAARRTREAARASAEATTLALVAGSVLRGARPLTALLERLQETFGFTAVTLLERDPDAGSRPDAQHDPQAWKVVAGVGGPPCAAPAEAEVDVPINESLSLALRGAPLAADDRRIVEAFAAQAALALRQERLAAEAATAKPLAAADRMRTALLAAVSHDLRTPLASAKAAVTSLRSASGEHAEVEFDDEDRDELLATADESLDQLGRLVANLLDMSRLQAGVLGLSLIELGLEDAVPRALDEIGPAAHDVRVHIPPDLPEVAADPGLLERVLVNLVANALRYSPADSPPVVAASTHGGEVELRVIDTGPGIPEEEWDTVFLPFQRLGDRDNHTGVGLGLALSRGLAEAMGGTLTPAATPGGGLTMVLALPAVPSDGLDPVLENE from the coding sequence GTGGCACGCGGACAACTGCGGATCTATCTGGGCGCGGCCCCGGGCGTCGGCAAGACCTACGCGATGCTGGAGGAGGCGCGGCGCCGGGCCGAGCGCGGCACCGACGTCGTGGTCGGGCTGGTGGAGACGCACGGGCGGCCGATGACCGAGGCGATGGTCGGCGACCTGGAGGTGGTGCCGCGGCGGACCGTGACGTACCGCGGTGTCGAGTTCACCGAGATGGACACGGACGCGCTGCTGGCCCGCCGGCCCGAGGTCGCGCTGGTCGACGAGCTGGCGCACACGAACGTGCCCGGCGGCCGGAACGCCAAGCGCTGGCAGGACGTTCAGGAGCTGCTCGACGCCGGCATCGACGTGCTGTCCACCGTCAACGTGCAGCACCTCGAGTCGCTCAACGACGTGGTCGAGGAGATCACCGGCGTACCGCAGCGGGAGACCGTCCCGGACGAGATCGTGCGCGCGGCCGAGCAGGTGGAGCTGGCCGACCTGACGCCGGAGGCGCTGCGCCGCCGGATGGCGCACGGCAACGTCTACCGGCCGGAGAAGATCGACGCGGCGCTCGGCAACTACTTCCGGCTCGGCAACCTGACCGCGCTGCGCGAGCTGGCGCTGCTCTGGCTGGCCGGCAAGGTCGACGACCAGCTCGACCGGTACCGCTCCGAGCACGAGATCGCCACCACCTGGGAGACCCGCGAGCGCGTGGTGGTCGCGCTGACCGGCGGCCCGGAGGGCGAGACGCTGATCCGCCGCGCCGCCCGGATCGCGGACCGGACCAAGGGCGCGGAACTGCTCGCGGTGCACGTGGCCCGCAACGACGGCCTGGCCGGCGCGGATCCGGCGCTGCTGGCCAAGCAGCGGGTGCTGGTGGAGAGCGTCGGCGGCACGTACCACCAGGTGGTCGGCGGTGACGTGCCGGACGCGCTGCTCACGTTCGCACGCGGCGTGAACGCCACCCAGCTGGTGCTCGGCGCCAGCCGGCGCGGCCGGTTCGCCCGGCTGCTCTCCCCCGGCGTCGGCGTCACCACCACGGCCCGGTCCGGCAGCATCGACGTGCACCTGGTCACGCACGAGCGGGCCGGGCACGGGCGAGCCGCGTTCGACGGCAGCACCGCGCTGTCCCGCCGCCGCCGGATCGCCGGGTTCGTGCTCGCGATCGCCGGGATGCCGCTGCTCACGGCCGGCGTGCACTACCTGCCGGAGAGCCTGACGCTGGACATCCTGATCTTCCTGGCCGCGTCCGTCGGCGTGGCGCTGGTCGGCGGTCTCTGGCCCGCGCTGGTCGCGGCCGTCGGCGGATCGCTGCTGCTCAACTACTACTTCACGTCGCCGACCGGCCGGTTCACCATCGCGGAGCCGGACAACCTGATCGCGCTCATCATCTTCGTGCTGGTCGCGGCGTCGGTCAGCGCGGTCGTCGACCTGGCCGCGCGGCGCACCCGGGAGGCGGCCCGGGCCAGCGCCGAGGCGACCACGCTCGCGCTGGTCGCGGGCAGCGTGCTGCGCGGTGCCCGGCCGCTGACCGCGCTGCTGGAGCGATTGCAGGAGACATTCGGCTTCACCGCGGTCACGCTGCTGGAACGCGACCCGGACGCGGGCAGCCGGCCGGACGCGCAACACGACCCGCAGGCCTGGAAGGTGGTGGCCGGCGTCGGCGGGCCGCCGTGCGCCGCGCCCGCGGAGGCCGAGGTGGACGTGCCGATCAACGAGTCGCTGAGCCTGGCGCTGCGCGGCGCGCCGCTGGCCGCGGACGACCGGCGGATCGTGGAGGCGTTCGCCGCGCAGGCCGCGCTCGCGCTCCGCCAGGAACGCCTGGCCGCCGAGGCCGCCACCGCGAAGCCGCTCGCGGCCGCGGACCGGATGCGCACCGCACTGCTCGCCGCGGTCAGCCACGACCTGCGCACGCCGCTCGCCTCCGCGAAGGCCGCGGTCACCAGCCTGCGCAGCGCGTCCGGCGAGCACGCGGAGGTCGAGTTCGACGACGAGGACCGCGACGAGCTGCTCGCCACCGCGGACGAGTCGCTCGACCAGCTCGGCCGGCTGGTCGCGAACCTGCTGGACATGAGCCGGTTGCAGGCCGGCGTGCTCGGGCTGTCGCTGATCGAGCTGGGGCTGGAGGACGCGGTGCCGCGCGCGCTCGACGAGATCGGGCCGGCCGCGCACGACGTGCGGGTGCACATCCCGCCGGACCTGCCCGAGGTCGCCGCCGACCCGGGCCTGCTCGAACGGGTGCTGGTCAACCTGGTGGCGAACGCGCTGCGCTACTCCCCCGCGGACTCCCCGCCGGTGGTCGCGGCCAGCACGCACGGCGGCGAGGTGGAGCTGCGCGTGATCGACACCGGGCCGGGCATCCCGGAGGAGGAGTGGGACACCGTGTTCCTGCCGTTCCAGCGGCTCGGCGACCGCGACAACCACACCGGCGTGGGGCTCGGGCTGGCGCTCTCCCGCGGCCTCGCGGAGGCGATGGGCGGCACGCTCACCCCGGCCGCGACACCCGGCGGCGGACTGACCATGGTGCTGGCGCTCCCGGCCGTACCCTCGGACGGCCTCGATCCGGTCTTGGAGAACGAATGA
- a CDS encoding response regulator, translated as MTRILVVDDEPQILRALRINLKARGYAVEVAPDGGSALRAVAQAHPDLIVLDLGLPDMDGVEVIRGVRGWTAVPVIVLSGRASSEEKVAALDAGADDYITKPFGIEELLARIRAVTRRINTTGEAAPVARIGRWTVDLADRTVRGDDGAQLRLTPTQWHILEIMLRNPGKLISQRQLLQEVWGPQFQTETNYLRQYLAQLRRKLEDDPARPRHLITEPGMGYRFRP; from the coding sequence ATGACCCGCATCCTCGTCGTCGACGACGAGCCCCAGATCCTCCGCGCGCTGCGGATCAACCTCAAGGCGCGGGGGTACGCCGTGGAGGTCGCCCCGGACGGCGGCTCGGCGCTGCGCGCGGTCGCGCAGGCACACCCCGACCTGATCGTGCTGGACCTGGGCCTGCCCGACATGGACGGCGTCGAGGTGATCCGCGGTGTGCGGGGCTGGACCGCGGTGCCGGTGATCGTGCTGTCCGGGCGCGCCAGCAGCGAGGAGAAGGTCGCGGCGCTGGACGCGGGCGCGGACGACTACATCACGAAACCGTTCGGCATCGAGGAACTGCTCGCCCGGATCCGCGCCGTGACCCGGCGGATCAACACGACCGGCGAGGCCGCGCCGGTCGCCCGGATCGGGCGGTGGACCGTCGACCTCGCGGACCGCACGGTGCGCGGGGACGACGGCGCGCAGCTGCGGCTGACGCCCACCCAGTGGCACATTCTGGAAATCATGCTGCGCAATCCGGGCAAGCTGATCAGCCAGCGGCAACTGTTGCAGGAGGTGTGGGGGCCGCAATTCCAGACGGAGACGAACTACCTGCGCCAGTATCTGGCGCAACTCCGCCGCAAGCTGGAGGACGACCCCGCCCGCCCCCGGCATCTGATCACCGAGCCGGGGATGGGCTATCGGTTCCGCCCCTGA
- a CDS encoding histone-like nucleoid-structuring protein Lsr2 → MAKQVITLLTDDLDGSEADRTVEFALDDVTYTIDLSEKNAGKLRKLLDPYIAAGTRVGRSGAVTAQRGGRRVAGGTVRSNRDQNKAIREWAAENGYDVSERGRIPANVVEAFNKR, encoded by the coding sequence GTGGCTAAGCAAGTCATCACGCTGTTGACCGACGACCTCGACGGCAGCGAGGCTGACCGTACCGTCGAGTTCGCGCTGGACGACGTGACCTACACCATTGACCTTTCCGAGAAGAACGCCGGCAAGCTGCGCAAGCTTCTCGATCCGTACATCGCGGCCGGCACGCGCGTGGGCCGCAGCGGTGCGGTGACCGCGCAGCGCGGTGGCCGTCGCGTCGCCGGTGGCACCGTCCGGTCGAATCGCGATCAGAACAAGGCGATTCGCGAGTGGGCCGCGGAGAACGGTTACGACGTTTCCGAGCGCGGCCGCATCCCGGCCAACGTGGTGGAGGCCTTCAACAAGCGGTAA
- the haaT gene encoding cyclophane-containing RiPP biosynthesis TPR protein HaaT → MKLRRVTVVALIAAGVATVTLMIGLVTNAASAQQRWPGPLALVQQHPWQSFALLAIAAVALAALSQALSESGHESQGNVTGPEDPSRRFVEGAAVLRTLPHDVTGFTNRHDELQQVVVDAKNGGAATVIRTIDGMPGVGKTAFAIHAGHLLAPKFPDGQLFLNLNGHTPGREPVRPADALTSLLLADGVTPQQIPNSDDIWAATEARAALWRSRIADRRLLLILDNAATFAQIEHLLPGTGGCLVLITSRRRLIAPDAAGLQMDALSAADAEALFVRLAGRGHLDPAAVADLVTAAGRLPLAVSLLAARLRHHPAWSAADLRDRLTAAQHRLTELRAGERAVAAAFDLSYQDLPPERQRFFRTLSLFPGLDVGEDAAAALCGVSPQSARAELDALYSDHLLDETAPGRYRFHDLVKEYGHSLGEGDGQEEIMSVERLAQHYLHTIEAANTHIRRGAVPVTTRFADSRAATAWLEDERANVLACVHDCVGRGMHSLVVKLAAAMAPYLRHSGPFDQAAELHRTAAASASRSGSPAAEAEALADLGLTLRLMADYRAATESLRAALARYRDLGDAAGQAGVLNQIGIVDYLTADYAAAAQAQFEALRLCRGTGDLLGQANALADLGMVRRMTGDLPESAVAQEEALRLYRRIGDRYGEANALRDLGIVRSLTGDYAVAEQYAREALAAYSEIGDTVHQAYALNELGVVRRLRGDHEGAVAAHEDALHRYAEAGDRFGEANALRHLGVIHRLRGRPAAAADAQERAVSLYRELGSRGGLAAATTELGLLNDDTAALDRASELYLELGDRCGQLEVLNHLGARHLASGEPHRAENQHEVALSLARELGVPLEEARALHGLAQCHHALGRPQQANRALHAARAIYERLGVPAL, encoded by the coding sequence GTGAAGTTGCGACGAGTAACCGTGGTGGCACTCATCGCCGCCGGGGTCGCCACGGTGACGTTGATGATCGGCCTGGTCACGAACGCGGCCTCCGCGCAGCAGCGCTGGCCCGGCCCACTCGCGTTGGTGCAGCAACATCCCTGGCAGTCCTTCGCCCTGCTGGCCATTGCGGCGGTGGCCCTCGCGGCACTGTCCCAGGCGCTGTCGGAGTCCGGTCATGAGTCGCAGGGCAACGTCACGGGGCCGGAGGACCCGTCGCGACGATTCGTGGAGGGCGCCGCCGTCCTGCGCACCCTCCCGCACGACGTCACCGGATTCACCAATCGGCACGACGAACTCCAGCAGGTCGTCGTGGACGCGAAGAACGGCGGTGCCGCCACGGTGATCCGGACCATCGACGGCATGCCCGGCGTCGGCAAGACCGCGTTCGCCATCCACGCCGGCCATCTGCTCGCGCCGAAGTTCCCCGACGGCCAGCTCTTCCTGAACCTGAACGGGCACACGCCCGGCCGCGAACCGGTCCGCCCGGCGGATGCATTGACGTCCCTGCTGCTGGCGGACGGTGTCACGCCGCAGCAGATCCCGAACAGCGACGACATCTGGGCCGCGACCGAGGCTCGGGCCGCACTGTGGCGCAGCCGCATCGCCGACCGGCGGCTACTGCTGATCCTGGACAACGCGGCCACGTTCGCACAGATAGAGCACCTGCTGCCCGGGACCGGCGGCTGCCTGGTACTCATCACCAGCCGCCGGCGCCTCATCGCGCCCGACGCGGCGGGGCTGCAGATGGACGCGTTGTCGGCCGCCGACGCGGAGGCGCTGTTCGTCCGGCTCGCCGGGCGTGGGCACCTGGATCCCGCGGCAGTGGCCGACCTGGTGACGGCTGCTGGCCGCCTCCCCCTGGCGGTCTCACTACTCGCGGCGCGGCTGCGGCATCACCCCGCCTGGTCCGCCGCGGATCTTCGAGACCGGCTGACGGCCGCGCAGCACCGGTTGACCGAACTGCGTGCGGGAGAACGGGCGGTGGCGGCCGCGTTCGACCTGTCGTACCAGGATCTCCCGCCGGAGCGGCAGCGCTTCTTCCGCACGCTGAGCCTCTTCCCCGGGCTCGACGTGGGCGAGGACGCCGCGGCCGCGCTGTGCGGCGTGTCACCGCAGTCGGCGCGGGCCGAGCTCGACGCGCTGTACTCCGATCACTTGCTGGACGAGACCGCGCCGGGACGGTACCGCTTTCACGACCTGGTCAAGGAGTATGGACACAGCCTGGGGGAGGGCGACGGACAGGAGGAAATCATGTCGGTCGAGCGCCTCGCACAGCACTATCTGCACACCATCGAAGCGGCCAACACCCACATCCGCCGGGGTGCCGTTCCGGTGACCACCCGCTTCGCGGACTCCCGCGCTGCGACCGCGTGGCTGGAGGACGAACGGGCGAACGTGCTGGCGTGCGTCCACGACTGCGTCGGGCGCGGGATGCACAGCCTGGTGGTGAAGTTGGCCGCCGCGATGGCGCCCTATCTGCGGCACTCCGGCCCGTTTGATCAGGCCGCGGAGCTGCACCGGACGGCGGCGGCGTCGGCGTCCCGGTCCGGCAGCCCGGCGGCCGAGGCCGAGGCGCTGGCCGACCTCGGCCTGACGCTGCGGCTGATGGCCGACTACCGGGCAGCGACGGAGTCACTGCGGGCCGCGCTCGCCCGCTATCGCGATCTCGGTGACGCCGCCGGGCAGGCGGGCGTGCTCAACCAGATCGGCATCGTGGACTACCTGACGGCGGACTACGCCGCTGCCGCACAGGCCCAGTTCGAGGCACTGCGGCTGTGCCGCGGCACCGGCGACCTGCTCGGCCAGGCGAACGCACTGGCGGACCTCGGCATGGTCCGGCGGATGACCGGCGACCTGCCGGAGTCCGCCGTGGCGCAGGAGGAGGCGCTGCGGCTGTATCGCCGGATCGGCGACCGGTACGGGGAGGCGAACGCGCTCCGCGACCTGGGCATCGTCCGCTCACTGACCGGCGACTACGCGGTGGCCGAGCAGTACGCGCGGGAGGCGCTGGCCGCGTACTCCGAAATCGGCGATACGGTCCACCAGGCCTACGCGCTCAACGAGCTGGGCGTGGTGCGACGGCTCCGCGGCGACCACGAGGGCGCCGTCGCCGCGCACGAGGACGCGCTGCACCGATACGCCGAGGCCGGCGACCGGTTCGGCGAGGCCAACGCGCTCCGGCACCTCGGCGTGATCCATCGGTTGCGGGGCCGCCCCGCCGCTGCCGCTGACGCACAGGAGCGGGCTGTGTCCCTCTACCGGGAGCTCGGCAGCCGGGGCGGCCTCGCCGCCGCCACGACCGAGCTCGGCCTGCTGAACGACGACACCGCCGCACTGGACCGGGCCTCGGAGCTGTATCTCGAGCTGGGCGACCGGTGCGGGCAGCTCGAGGTGCTCAACCATCTCGGCGCCCGGCACCTCGCGTCCGGAGAGCCACACCGGGCGGAGAACCAGCACGAGGTGGCGCTCTCCCTGGCTCGTGAACTGGGCGTGCCGCTGGAGGAGGCCCGGGCGCTGCACGGCCTCGCGCAGTGCCATCACGCGCTCGGCCGCCCGCAGCAGGCGAACCGGGCGCTGCACGCCGCACGCGCTATCTACGAACGGCTCGGAGTGCCCGCGCTCTGA
- a CDS encoding FxsB family cyclophane-forming radical SAM/SPASM peptide maturase, whose amino-acid sequence MPFRTFVLKVANRCNIDCDYCYVFNGPDQSWRTLPARMSIDVATAAARRIAEHMAAHRLDAVDVVLHGGEPLLAGPRHLGAVLRALSDGIGPAARFALQTNAVLVDTAWLDLFDHFDVRVGVSLDGPPAANDRHRVSHRGRSTAASAVRGVQRLQDRPGRLAGLLAVVDPRNDPAEVYGYLASFEPPTIDFHLPHATHDDPPSRTRPDQPEYGRWLADVYDQWVRADAYTHEIRMFEDVVALSLGARGSVETLGLAPSGVIVVESDGSIEDVDTLKASADGVTALGLSVFTHGFDDAARHPAIRRREAGAAELAAECRRCPLLEVCGGGYLPHRHSVAHGYRNPSVYCADLTFLIRHIQATLPDPAAT is encoded by the coding sequence ATGCCATTCCGGACCTTCGTCCTGAAGGTGGCCAATCGGTGCAACATCGACTGTGACTACTGCTACGTGTTCAACGGCCCGGATCAGTCCTGGCGGACTCTGCCGGCCCGGATGAGCATCGACGTGGCCACTGCCGCGGCCCGCCGGATCGCGGAACACATGGCCGCGCACCGGCTGGACGCGGTCGATGTCGTGCTGCACGGTGGTGAGCCGCTGCTCGCCGGTCCGCGGCATCTCGGTGCCGTGCTGCGTGCGCTGAGCGACGGCATCGGCCCGGCCGCTCGCTTCGCGCTACAGACCAACGCAGTCCTGGTCGATACGGCCTGGCTGGACCTGTTCGACCACTTCGACGTCCGGGTCGGCGTGAGCCTGGACGGCCCGCCGGCCGCGAACGACCGGCACCGAGTCAGCCACCGGGGCCGGTCGACCGCGGCCTCGGCCGTGCGCGGCGTGCAGCGTCTGCAGGACCGCCCCGGGCGGCTCGCCGGCCTGCTCGCGGTGGTGGACCCGCGCAACGATCCCGCCGAGGTCTATGGATACCTGGCGTCGTTCGAGCCGCCGACGATCGACTTCCATCTGCCGCACGCGACCCACGACGATCCGCCGTCGCGCACCCGGCCGGACCAGCCGGAGTACGGCCGGTGGCTCGCCGACGTGTACGACCAGTGGGTCCGAGCCGACGCGTACACGCATGAGATTCGGATGTTCGAGGACGTGGTCGCGCTGAGCCTCGGCGCGCGAGGATCGGTCGAGACACTCGGGCTCGCCCCGTCCGGCGTCATCGTGGTCGAGTCCGACGGCTCCATCGAGGACGTCGACACCCTGAAAGCGAGCGCGGACGGCGTCACCGCACTCGGGCTCAGCGTGTTCACCCACGGCTTCGACGACGCGGCGCGGCACCCGGCCATCCGACGGCGGGAGGCCGGGGCGGCGGAACTCGCCGCCGAGTGCCGCCGATGCCCGCTGCTGGAGGTCTGCGGCGGCGGTTATCTACCGCACCGGCACAGCGTCGCGCACGGTTATCGCAATCCGTCGGTGTACTGCGCGGACCTGACGTTCCTGATCAGGCACATCCAGGCGACGCTGCCCGATCCCGCCGCGACGTAA
- a CDS encoding GNAT family N-acetyltransferase: protein MADIVVRDAEPADATVVAELIEEIERYYGATSVQPIEERVSQVRSALFGTPPLAWLVLAVAGEEVVGLAAYSFLWPAAGSTHSLFLKELYVRPAARRRGVGASLMSRIREIAVARSGCSRVEWMADQDNPGAQEFYRGLGFEESEGKINYRLTLPS from the coding sequence GTGGCGGACATCGTCGTTCGTGACGCGGAGCCGGCCGATGCCACGGTCGTCGCCGAGCTGATCGAGGAGATCGAGCGGTACTACGGCGCCACGTCCGTGCAGCCGATCGAGGAGCGGGTGTCGCAGGTGCGGTCGGCGCTGTTCGGCACGCCGCCGCTCGCCTGGCTCGTGCTCGCGGTCGCCGGCGAGGAGGTGGTCGGCCTCGCGGCGTACTCGTTCCTGTGGCCGGCCGCCGGCTCGACCCACTCGCTGTTCCTGAAGGAGCTCTACGTCCGTCCCGCCGCGCGGCGGCGGGGCGTAGGCGCGAGCCTGATGTCCCGGATCAGGGAGATCGCCGTGGCCCGCTCGGGTTGCAGCCGGGTGGAGTGGATGGCGGACCAGGACAATCCGGGCGCGCAGGAGTTCTACCGCGGCCTCGGCTTCGAGGAGTCGGAGGGAAAGATCAACTACCGGCTGACCCTGCCGTCCTGA
- a CDS encoding helix-turn-helix domain-containing protein: protein MTVQSEWTEIGHRVREARLAVRLSQDQLGRRVGLERTMIAKIEAGGRRVDAVELVRLAEALDVPLGQLVHEQPPVLSRRTPLFEEEVTEAGRESLRLEFALTRWLDDLRQLRGIGLLPVTPILARDGGAATDEAAREAARWTRERLDLGNGPIESLMAACERAGLLVAVVDLPGEGASVVDGDLAAAVVSRLGPPGRRRATAAHELGHVVLGDEYSSDLGVHASRPQREAIIDGYAAELLLPADVIRAEGRDLTRTALVRLAGSYRVSWTLAVRQAVRAGTLAQADAARWQPQTPTRAELLDATGWAPQPDLEWLRVPPGVAHAALQARAQSLITTDRALELLRGQLERDDLPPLDDEDEAP from the coding sequence ATGACCGTGCAGTCTGAATGGACGGAGATCGGCCACCGGGTTCGCGAGGCCCGGCTGGCGGTCCGTCTGTCGCAGGACCAGCTGGGACGGCGGGTCGGCCTGGAACGGACCATGATCGCCAAGATCGAGGCTGGCGGGCGCCGGGTGGATGCCGTCGAGCTGGTGCGCCTGGCCGAGGCGCTCGACGTTCCGCTCGGCCAACTGGTGCACGAACAGCCGCCGGTGCTCTCCCGACGCACGCCGCTCTTCGAGGAGGAGGTGACCGAGGCCGGCCGGGAGTCACTTCGACTGGAGTTCGCACTCACCCGGTGGCTGGACGACCTGCGGCAGTTGCGCGGCATCGGGCTGCTGCCGGTCACGCCGATCCTGGCGCGCGACGGCGGAGCCGCCACGGACGAGGCTGCTCGGGAAGCGGCGCGGTGGACCCGGGAGCGACTCGATCTCGGTAACGGCCCGATCGAGTCGCTGATGGCGGCGTGCGAGCGCGCCGGCCTGCTGGTCGCGGTGGTCGACCTGCCCGGCGAAGGCGCCTCCGTGGTCGACGGTGATCTCGCCGCGGCGGTGGTCAGCCGGCTCGGCCCGCCCGGCCGGCGTCGCGCCACCGCCGCGCACGAGCTCGGGCACGTCGTCCTCGGCGACGAATACTCCAGCGACCTCGGCGTCCACGCATCCCGCCCGCAGCGGGAGGCGATCATCGACGGGTACGCCGCGGAACTGCTGCTCCCCGCCGACGTGATCCGAGCCGAAGGCCGCGACCTCACCCGCACGGCCCTGGTCCGGCTCGCCGGTTCGTACCGCGTCTCCTGGACGCTCGCGGTCCGCCAGGCCGTTCGCGCCGGAACGCTCGCGCAGGCGGACGCGGCCCGCTGGCAGCCGCAGACACCGACCAGAGCCGAACTGCTCGACGCCACCGGCTGGGCGCCTCAACCCGACCTGGAGTGGCTGCGGGTCCCACCCGGCGTCGCCCACGCGGCGTTGCAGGCCCGCGCTCAGTCCCTGATCACCACGGACCGGGCCCTCGAACTGCTGCGCGGCCAACTCGAACGCGACGACCTGCCTCCCCTGGACGACGAGGACGAGGCACCATGA